The genomic segment AGCGAGCAGCAGCACATCGTGCCCCGCGCCATCGAGCAGCAGCTCGGTGAGCCGATCTTCGTTCTCCGGCCGGGGCATGCCCCCCGCCTGCAACCGTGCCGGCCAGGGGGTGAGGGCCACCTCGCGGTAGGCTCGCTGCTGGGTGTCGAACACGAGCCGTGACGGGCCGGCTCCGCGCAGGCAAAGGTCGCTGGCGATGGGCAGGGCCACGGCGTCGTGCGCGCCGGTGTCGACCTCGATCTGGTGAAGTGTGGTCGACGCAAGGTTGCTGTCATCACGCGAGAGCACATGCACGTAGCGCGGCCCGAGCACGGGAGGGCCCGCCGACCCCGGCCCACGCAAGACGTGGGTCTCGAGCCCCTCGACGCGTACGCGCACCACCGCGCCATCGGCGGCGCCATACACCACAAACATGCCATCGAGATGCACGGCCGGGGGGGCGTCGACGCGCGGCGGCGCGGCGATGGCCGCCGACCCGTCGGCGTCAACCGACCCCGGGGCGAACCGCTTCACCTCACCCGGCATGAACACCAGCACCCCGTGCGGCGTGGGCACCGCCGCGCGCGCGCCCTCGCACCCCGTGAGACGCCACGATGCGCTCACATCGTCGGCGCGAAACACAAAGGTCTCTGAGGCGCGATCGTGGCGCTCGAAGATGACGGTGACCATGCCGAAGCCCACAGCCGCATCGATGACCCCACG from the Pseudomonadota bacterium genome contains:
- a CDS encoding zinc ribbon domain-containing protein, producing MTAPIATAPAAGTHCRGCREALVADGHFCTRCGLPTADACPRCGADVPLGAGACGGCDGPLVHCENCGRVYPVERTRCENVDWTCAGAPLVSAFGAFSGLHGSLGRTGSVGGGPVALRPLSAPLFMLEDRDEAILDMLVAYGRAFLISSREVASVPLRLRGAIDPLDPAIARSVPLAARGREFRGVIDAAVGFGMVTVIFERHDRASETFVFRADDVSASWRLTGCEGARAAVPTPHGVLVFMPGEVKRFAPGSVDADGSAAIAAPPRVDAPPAVHLDGMFVVYGAADGAVVRVRVEGLETHVLRGPGSAGPPVLGPRYVHVLSRDDSNLASTTLHQIEVDTGAHDAVALPIASDLCLRGAGPSRLVFDTQQRAYREVALTPWPARLQAGGMPRPENEDRLTELLLDGAGHDVLLLALEGGRTALRVVRFDGEAVLRGALASNARFVACDDLVLLTSEGRLKCYALA